In one Desulfovibrionales bacterium genomic region, the following are encoded:
- a CDS encoding ABC transporter permease, whose amino-acid sequence PLGFMGLLYTPSAMVTAQSILAFPIVASLCHSAIVSVDPIIRQASRALGATPFQITLTVINEARYGIMSGITAAFGRVMAEVGAILIVGGNIAGYTRVMTTTIALETDKGNFELALALGMILLTISLIINAALYLIQKKGMVAR is encoded by the coding sequence CCGCTTGGATTCATGGGATTACTTTATACTCCGTCAGCAATGGTGACAGCCCAGAGCATCCTCGCTTTTCCCATTGTGGCCTCTCTTTGCCACTCGGCTATTGTAAGTGTAGATCCTATTATCAGACAGGCCTCCCGGGCACTCGGGGCTACGCCTTTTCAGATAACACTCACTGTAATCAATGAGGCCCGCTACGGGATAATGTCCGGGATAACTGCCGCCTTCGGAAGGGTAATGGCAGAGGTGGGCGCGATACTCATTGTGGGCGGAAATATCGCAGGCTATACCAGGGTTATGACGACGACCATAGCGCTTGAGACGGATAAGGGAAATTTTGAGCTTGCCCTGGCCCTGGGGATGATACTTTTAACCATCTCATTAATTATAAACGCGGCCCTCTATTTAATTCAAAAAAAGGGAATGGTGGCGAGGTAA
- a CDS encoding ABC transporter ATP-binding protein, producing MSTSRRAFDLRLTAFNICKNYNREPVLGDCSFSFDKSGTYVLMGPNGSGKSTFLRICALLEEPDEGEIMYFSGADALKKDIELRRRTTLLLPRVGVFNATVFKNVAYGLRIRGIKGPGIKAKVDEALEFVGLIHKMNQNARLLSSGETQRLGIARSMVIEPEIFFLDEPTASVDQKNKDIIENIILKMKERGKSIVVITTHDIAQANRLADWLLLLKDGKVIPSQRCAEAN from the coding sequence ATGAGTACGTCCCGGCGGGCCTTCGACCTGAGATTGACGGCCTTCAATATCTGCAAAAACTATAACAGGGAGCCTGTTCTTGGAGACTGCTCCTTTTCCTTTGATAAGAGCGGTACTTATGTGCTGATGGGTCCTAACGGCAGCGGCAAGTCAACGTTTTTAAGGATATGTGCCCTTCTTGAAGAACCGGATGAGGGCGAGATAATGTATTTCTCAGGAGCGGATGCCTTAAAGAAAGACATCGAACTAAGGCGTCGGACAACCCTTTTGTTGCCGAGGGTCGGGGTATTTAACGCCACGGTGTTTAAGAACGTGGCTTATGGGCTGCGGATAAGGGGGATAAAAGGACCGGGAATAAAGGCGAAGGTGGATGAGGCCCTGGAATTTGTCGGCCTGATTCATAAAATGAATCAGAATGCACGGCTTCTTTCCAGCGGAGAGACACAACGGCTTGGTATTGCAAGGTCCATGGTTATTGAGCCTGAGATATTTTTCCTCGATGAACCAACGGCATCCGTTGATCAAAAAAATAAAGATATCATAGAGAATATAATTTTGAAGATGAAAGAAAGGGGCAAATCCATTGTGGTTATAACCACCCATGATATAGCGCAGGCAAACAGGCTCGCAGATTGGCTGCTTTTGCTAAAAGATGGGAAGGTTATTCCCTCTCAAAGATGCGCCGAGGCGAATTAG
- a CDS encoding N-acetyltransferase, with translation MTLVREAELTDFPFILPLSRDSFSQYGHYDLSIAKWFLTPGTYTFVYEKETNSKVRCGFIMLAIMRDEQDKETVLEIMAIAVSKEYRRHGIGSELIRFARQFKEDSTERGNPMKIRLSVAETNRAGRSFFETCGFRVIGEAPWRYPAGQKALRMEL, from the coding sequence ATGACCCTGGTTAGAGAAGCGGAGTTAACCGACTTTCCTTTTATACTTCCCTTATCCAGAGATTCATTTTCCCAGTATGGCCACTATGACTTATCCATTGCCAAGTGGTTCCTCACCCCAGGTACTTATACCTTCGTCTATGAAAAGGAGACCAACAGTAAGGTCCGCTGCGGTTTTATTATGTTAGCCATTATGCGGGATGAGCAGGACAAAGAGACTGTGCTGGAGATCATGGCTATTGCCGTCTCAAAGGAGTATCGGCGGCATGGGATCGGGAGTGAACTGATAAGGTTTGCAAGGCAGTTTAAGGAAGACTCAACCGAAAGGGGCAACCCTATGAAGATTAGGCTGTCCGTGGCGGAAACCAACCGGGCCGGTCGCTCCTTCTTTGAAACATGCGGATTTCGCGTTATCGGCGAGGCCCCCTGGCGCTACCCGGCCGGACAGAAGGCCCTGCGCATGGAACTCTAA
- a CDS encoding cobyric acid synthase, which produces MKKHRAKALMIQGTGSGVGKSVLVAAFGRILKEMGINVAPFKAQNMALNSYVTADGLEMGRAQVYQAEACGLQPDVRMNPILLKPSDDNCSQVILLGRPDGNRNAQDYYRRYKRHREIVQKAYDELSREYEVIVIEGAGSPAEINLQDRDLVNMQMAQYAGARVLIVGDIDRGGVFAWMKGTYDLIQAEYKPLVRGFLINKFRGDRALLEPGIEMFEKSINLPVLGVFPYFRDIWVDEEDAIPPQVGKFEVDTGKVVIGVVVPPRISNFTDFTPLTLEPDVSLRFLRSPAEIDLCDCLILPGSKATLADAVHLRKQGWDARITEACARGTAIVGICGGYQMLGEKLFDPFGTESDVRETEGLGLLPVETTIEREKVLRQVCHRTLSSPVFPAGTSVFGYEIHMGRTRIKDRILPLVDTPETAIAVMSGHSPVLGTYIHGVFDSDQARRSFINWLRRQKGLPPYTSGFSYHLFRQEQLDKLARVVQENCDLERILRLL; this is translated from the coding sequence ATGAAAAAACACCGGGCTAAGGCACTGATGATCCAGGGGACAGGCTCCGGCGTGGGAAAGAGCGTTCTCGTTGCCGCCTTTGGCCGGATACTTAAGGAAATGGGCATTAATGTTGCTCCTTTCAAGGCCCAGAATATGGCCCTAAATTCCTACGTCACGGCCGATGGCCTGGAGATGGGCCGGGCCCAGGTCTATCAGGCCGAGGCCTGCGGTCTTCAGCCGGACGTGCGCATGAACCCCATCCTCCTAAAACCCTCGGACGACAACTGCTCGCAGGTCATCCTCCTGGGCCGGCCGGACGGCAATCGTAATGCCCAGGATTATTACCGCCGCTATAAGAGACATCGTGAAATAGTGCAGAAGGCTTATGACGAACTGTCCCGGGAGTATGAGGTAATAGTGATCGAAGGGGCGGGAAGCCCGGCGGAAATTAACCTGCAGGACCGCGATCTGGTTAATATGCAAATGGCGCAATATGCCGGGGCCAGGGTACTCATTGTCGGCGACATTGACCGGGGCGGGGTCTTTGCCTGGATGAAGGGCACCTATGACCTTATCCAGGCGGAGTATAAACCCCTGGTCAGGGGGTTCCTCATAAATAAATTTCGCGGTGACCGGGCCCTGCTGGAGCCGGGGATAGAGATGTTTGAAAAAAGCATCAACTTGCCGGTTCTGGGCGTTTTTCCTTATTTTCGCGATATCTGGGTGGATGAAGAAGATGCCATTCCGCCGCAGGTCGGAAAATTCGAGGTCGATACGGGAAAAGTAGTGATCGGTGTAGTTGTGCCCCCGCGCATCTCCAATTTCACGGATTTTACCCCTTTAACGCTGGAACCGGATGTCTCCCTGCGCTTTCTCCGCAGTCCGGCCGAGATTGATCTCTGTGACTGCCTGATCCTGCCCGGCAGCAAGGCTACTCTGGCCGATGCCGTACATCTTCGGAAGCAGGGCTGGGATGCGCGCATAACGGAGGCCTGCGCCAGGGGCACAGCCATCGTCGGTATCTGCGGCGGCTATCAAATGTTAGGAGAAAAACTGTTTGATCCCTTCGGGACCGAGAGCGACGTCCGGGAGACAGAGGGACTGGGGCTTCTACCGGTAGAAACCACTATAGAGCGCGAGAAGGTCTTGCGTCAGGTCTGCCATCGGACGCTTTCTTCGCCCGTCTTTCCCGCCGGTACAAGTGTCTTCGGATATGAGATACACATGGGCCGGACAAGAATAAAAGACCGCATCCTGCCGCTGGTTGACACCCCGGAGACCGCGATAGCGGTCATGTCAGGCCATAGCCCGGTCTTAGGCACATACATACACGGCGTCTTCGACAGCGACCAGGCGCGGCGCAGTTTTATCAACTGGCTGCGACGGCAAAAGGGCCTTCCCCCTTATACGTCCGGCTTTTCATACCATCTCTTCCGCCAAGAACAACTGGATAAACTGGCGAGGGTGGTACAGGAAAATTGTGACCTGGAACGGATACTGAGATTGCTATGA
- the cobS gene encoding adenosylcobinamide-GDP ribazoletransferase produces MGNFFAALTFLTVLPAPRTQGQIGAGTLPWFPVVGLVIGGLIFLFDYILLRLFPVQITALFSVLFLAAITGGIHLDGLADTADGLFSHRSREDALRIMKASDIGAMGAMALFFILGLKWAALANLPRGGEASWACLVLPAAYGRAAMLFGTYFLPYARKEGGTGRDFVSKEGVTRFLLVAPLMGLPLLVGLKTFLWMNGIFLLMTAAVLAFYKKKIGGITGDMLGALSELVETALFLTGVFLP; encoded by the coding sequence ATGGGTAATTTCTTTGCGGCCCTTACCTTTTTAACCGTCCTGCCTGCACCCCGGACCCAAGGACAGATAGGAGCCGGGACGCTGCCGTGGTTTCCGGTCGTCGGTCTGGTGATCGGCGGCCTTATTTTTCTCTTCGATTATATCCTGCTCCGCCTCTTCCCGGTCCAGATAACCGCTCTTTTCTCCGTCCTCTTTCTAGCGGCTATTACCGGAGGCATTCACCTGGACGGCCTGGCCGATACGGCAGACGGCCTCTTTTCCCATCGCTCGCGGGAAGATGCCCTGCGCATTATGAAGGCCAGCGACATCGGGGCCATGGGGGCTATGGCCTTATTCTTTATCCTGGGCCTGAAATGGGCGGCCCTGGCCAACCTTCCTCGCGGCGGAGAGGCCTCCTGGGCCTGCCTCGTCTTGCCTGCGGCATACGGCCGGGCGGCTATGCTTTTCGGGACATATTTCCTCCCTTATGCCCGAAAAGAAGGGGGAACCGGAAGGGACTTTGTCAGTAAGGAAGGGGTTACTAGGTTCCTCCTGGTAGCGCCGCTTATGGGACTCCCCCTCCTGGTAGGGCTAAAAACCTTCCTGTGGATGAACGGCATATTCCTGCTGATGACCGCCGCGGTCCTGGCCTTTTATAAGAAGAAGATCGGCGGCATAACCGGAGACATGCTGGGCGCGCTCAGTGAGCTGGTAGAGACCGCGCTTTTTTTAACCGGGGTATTTTTGCCATGA
- the cobT gene encoding nicotinate-nucleotide--dimethylbenzimidazole phosphoribosyltransferase: MTRLNDIIAKIEPIDLDALEKARNHTAELCMPPRALGRLHEIGERLCGITRSLNPSVKKKGFLVMAGDHGVVKKGVSAFPQEVTGEMVKNFVRGGAGINALARQLTAEVLVVDMGIVPDLPDVIQGENRFIKKRIAAGTDDFTSGPAMSREQAEETILAGFDLAAAMFSGGITLLGTGDMGIGNTTPSSAIGAVITGQSVEDMTGRGTGISDASFQKKCEIIRAAISVNHPDPADGIDVLSKVGGFEIGGIAGIVLAAAYHKKPVVIDGLISTAGALIAHTLCPLVSQYAFAGHCSVEQGHKHMLTHLGLAPIVNLDLRLGEGTGAALAMHIIEAACRVFNEVHTFRQAEVSKGNNG, translated from the coding sequence ATGACACGTCTTAACGACATTATCGCAAAAATCGAGCCGATCGACCTGGATGCGCTGGAGAAAGCCAGAAATCACACCGCCGAACTGTGCATGCCGCCCCGTGCCCTCGGGAGATTACATGAGATCGGCGAACGGCTGTGCGGCATAACGCGCAGCCTCAATCCTTCCGTCAAAAAGAAAGGTTTTTTGGTCATGGCCGGTGACCACGGGGTAGTTAAAAAAGGTGTAAGCGCTTTTCCCCAGGAAGTTACCGGGGAAATGGTCAAAAACTTTGTCCGGGGCGGCGCCGGCATAAACGCCTTGGCCCGTCAGCTTACTGCCGAGGTGCTGGTGGTTGATATGGGTATCGTCCCGGATTTGCCGGATGTCATCCAGGGAGAAAATCGTTTTATAAAAAAAAGGATCGCGGCGGGAACGGATGATTTTACAAGCGGTCCGGCCATGAGCCGGGAGCAGGCGGAAGAGACTATCCTGGCCGGTTTTGATCTGGCCGCGGCCATGTTTTCCGGGGGAATAACGCTTCTGGGCACCGGCGATATGGGGATCGGGAACACCACTCCATCCAGCGCCATCGGCGCCGTTATTACGGGGCAGTCCGTAGAGGATATGACCGGCCGCGGCACAGGCATATCCGATGCGTCTTTTCAAAAAAAGTGTGAGATTATCAGGGCGGCCATCTCTGTAAACCATCCTGACCCGGCAGACGGGATAGACGTCCTTTCCAAGGTCGGCGGGTTTGAGATAGGCGGCATTGCAGGAATAGTGCTGGCGGCGGCCTATCATAAGAAACCGGTGGTTATCGACGGCCTTATCTCCACGGCCGGCGCGCTGATTGCCCATACGCTCTGCCCCCTTGTCTCTCAATATGCCTTTGCCGGACACTGTTCTGTGGAGCAAGGACATAAGCACATGTTGACCCACCTCGGTCTTGCGCCTATCGTAAATCTCGATCTGCGTCTCGGGGAAGGGACGGGAGCAGCCCTGGCCATGCACATTATCGAGGCGGCCTGCCGGGTCTTTAATGAGGTGCACACCTTTAGACAGGCCGAAGTCAGTAAGGGGAATAATGGGTAA
- the cobU gene encoding bifunctional adenosylcobinamide kinase/adenosylcobinamide-phosphate guanylyltransferase yields MKKTILITGGCRSGKSRFALDYANRHFTNRLYLATGQAMDEEMKERIKAHQKQRGQDWRTVEEPLNIAGAIEQEAAKAGVILIDCVTMWVSNMLLRDRPEEEIMRSVGALAERMQKSLCSFILVTNEVGAGIVPENRLARGFRDLSGMINQALAACADEVYWLVAGIPVKIK; encoded by the coding sequence ATGAAGAAGACCATCCTGATAACCGGAGGCTGCCGGAGCGGCAAGAGCCGTTTTGCCCTGGACTATGCCAACCGTCACTTTACAAACCGGCTATACCTGGCTACGGGACAGGCCATGGATGAGGAAATGAAAGAACGAATAAAGGCCCACCAGAAGCAGCGGGGCCAAGACTGGCGCACCGTGGAGGAACCCCTGAATATTGCCGGCGCTATAGAACAGGAGGCGGCAAAGGCCGGTGTCATACTCATTGACTGCGTCACCATGTGGGTCTCCAATATGCTGCTCCGGGATAGGCCCGAAGAAGAGATAATGCGCTCGGTAGGGGCTCTCGCGGAGAGGATGCAAAAATCCCTCTGTTCCTTTATCTTGGTAACCAATGAGGTCGGAGCCGGTATCGTCCCGGAAAACCGGCTGGCCCGGGGATTTCGTGACCTGTCCGGTATGATCAACCAGGCGCTGGCCGCCTGTGCCGATGAAGTTTACTGGCTGGTAGCCGGCATACCGGTCAAAATCAAATAA
- the cbiR gene encoding cobamide remodeling phosphodiesterase CbiR, translated as MFSVVERDKGNYSTFSKSYRRRSPFRLATTSFIYPDRILPNAMRLAPYLDEMELILFESKNLPDREEISDLSALQNKQGLSYNVHLPLDIFLGHPSDKARGEGVAAVHEAIALTKRLTPSTYTLHYVCDADCGKKNLSLWQRHIAESTGNILKTGIKPGMISVETLDYPLTRVEDIINDFGLSVCLDLGHILLNGEDPLRYLDKYLEKTAIIHLHGVYEGRDHLGLDVLDEAALLDWLRLLKGYTGTVSIEVFSFHHLQTSLEILERLWAKA; from the coding sequence ATGTTTTCTGTAGTAGAACGTGACAAAGGGAATTATTCAACATTTTCCAAAAGCTACCGGCGGCGGTCTCCTTTCCGCCTGGCTACGACCTCGTTTATCTATCCTGACCGTATCCTGCCCAATGCTATGCGCCTTGCCCCCTACCTGGACGAGATGGAGCTAATCCTCTTTGAGAGTAAAAACCTGCCGGACAGGGAGGAAATATCAGATCTCTCCGCTTTGCAGAATAAACAAGGATTATCTTACAATGTGCACCTTCCCCTGGATATTTTCCTCGGGCATCCTTCGGACAAGGCAAGGGGAGAGGGAGTCGCGGCGGTCCATGAGGCCATAGCCCTTACCAAAAGGCTTACCCCTTCCACCTATACGCTGCACTATGTCTGTGATGCTGACTGTGGCAAGAAAAATCTTTCTTTATGGCAGAGACATATCGCTGAAAGCACCGGGAACATCCTGAAGACAGGGATTAAACCGGGCATGATTTCTGTCGAAACCCTCGACTACCCCTTGACCCGGGTAGAGGATATTATCAACGACTTTGGTCTCTCCGTCTGCCTTGATCTCGGCCATATATTGCTCAACGGCGAAGATCCACTGCGTTACCTGGATAAGTATCTGGAAAAGACGGCCATCATCCACCTGCACGGAGTCTATGAAGGCCGTGACCATCTGGGCCTGGATGTCCTGGATGAGGCCGCCCTTTTGGACTGGCTGCGCCTTTTGAAAGGATATACGGGCACGGTCTCTATCGAGGTCTTTTCCTTTCATCACCTCCAGACCTCGCTGGAAATACTGGAAAGGCTATGGGCAAAGGCATGA
- a CDS encoding histidine kinase dimerization/phosphoacceptor domain -containing protein, with protein METKGLSNRVVIGTIAGLTGIAILLYTAYLSHREFEETLVFQTQQQLLTVAKTTANRLEEFAGHLSRELKILAKEPAIEEAIKNKTRQTESHGIQALKILYGTHQGDVDALTTLDGGGIMLHRYPFIADRPGKEHRNKPDVAHVIREHKPHISGWFYNDLGRPAISILEPVSCRDKFIGMVRWMISLDTLSKNFIQPIKVGKAGYAWLLDEKGTILSHPDSKQLGKHIITVRKSKFPGHDWSALEHIVEKAGRGEEGAGVYECPTSGKRLIAYAPVHIGNELWSVGVSMDYSEITRPLYRHAAGQITIAGLVILLFAAGGFTFYKIEKKNAAELRRRNEELKQKVIERKRAEEALRESEGKLAGIVDSVTDQMIMVDEHFNIVWGNDVARAMFGLDLVGKKCYFAYHGRERICDKCVVKECFEDGRVHEFEKEITRGNGIPRVFWGTASVAARYEDGRPRMVVEFLRDITDRKRAEKDIGTLKQQMEFILGATKTGLDIIDSDFSVRYIDPEWGKIYGDPTGRKCYEYFMGLSEMCPGCGIPRALETKSITVTEETLVKEGNRPVQVTTIPFQSEEGQWLIAEVNVDITERKRTEEQVRDSLREKEVLLKEIHHRVKNNLQVISSLLKLQSQYVQDKGDVEIFKESQNRIKSMALVHEKLYQSKDLASINFHEYVGLLLNGLFRSYGVNTDKIALKTNIEDIMLGVDVAIPCGLIINELVSNSLKYAFPEEKAGEIEITLRTSDEGAMELTVADNGVGLPGDWDLTNSGSLGLKLVKILTDQIDGRIDLDRSEGTKFRIDFKKTTYAKRI; from the coding sequence ATGGAGACAAAAGGATTATCCAACAGGGTGGTGATAGGCACTATCGCCGGTTTGACCGGTATCGCCATCCTTCTGTACACCGCCTATCTGTCCCACCGGGAGTTTGAGGAGACCCTGGTTTTCCAGACACAGCAACAACTGTTGACGGTTGCGAAGACTACTGCAAACAGACTGGAAGAGTTCGCCGGCCATCTCTCGAGGGAGTTAAAGATTCTGGCGAAGGAACCGGCAATCGAAGAAGCAATCAAAAATAAGACCCGGCAAACAGAATCGCATGGTATTCAGGCGCTCAAAATTCTTTATGGAACCCATCAAGGCGACGTTGATGCACTCACTACACTTGATGGCGGGGGAATTATGCTGCACCGGTATCCCTTTATAGCGGACAGACCGGGGAAGGAGCATAGGAATAAACCGGACGTAGCGCATGTCATACGGGAACATAAGCCTCATATCAGCGGGTGGTTTTACAACGATCTGGGCCGGCCGGCCATTTCTATCCTGGAGCCGGTATCTTGCCGGGATAAGTTTATAGGGATGGTGCGCTGGATGATCAGCCTGGACACCCTTTCTAAAAATTTCATTCAACCCATCAAGGTAGGCAAGGCCGGTTATGCCTGGCTGTTGGATGAAAAAGGAACGATTCTGAGCCATCCCGACTCAAAGCAGTTAGGTAAGCATATCATAACTGTAAGAAAAAGTAAGTTTCCCGGACATGACTGGTCAGCCTTAGAACATATTGTAGAGAAGGCGGGGCGTGGAGAAGAGGGCGCCGGTGTTTATGAGTGTCCGACATCTGGCAAGAGACTTATAGCTTATGCCCCGGTGCATATCGGTAATGAGTTGTGGTCTGTCGGCGTTTCTATGGATTATTCCGAGATCACCCGCCCCCTTTACAGACATGCCGCAGGGCAGATAACCATTGCCGGACTGGTTATATTGCTGTTTGCGGCCGGGGGATTTACTTTTTATAAAATTGAAAAGAAAAATGCAGCCGAACTCAGACGGAGGAACGAAGAGTTAAAGCAGAAGGTCATTGAACGTAAGCGGGCGGAAGAGGCGCTACGGGAAAGCGAGGGGAAACTCGCCGGTATTGTCGATTCGGTGACGGATCAGATGATTATGGTGGACGAACATTTTAATATCGTATGGGGCAACGATGTGGCCAGGGCCATGTTCGGGCTGGATCTGGTAGGTAAAAAGTGCTATTTTGCCTATCACGGCCGCGAACGCATTTGCGATAAGTGTGTAGTAAAAGAGTGTTTCGAGGACGGCCGGGTGCACGAATTTGAGAAGGAGATTACAAGGGGTAACGGTATCCCGCGAGTCTTCTGGGGTACGGCCAGTGTGGCCGCCCGCTATGAAGACGGCCGTCCCAGAATGGTGGTGGAATTCTTGCGCGACATAACGGACCGCAAGCGGGCGGAAAAGGATATTGGGACCTTAAAACAACAAATGGAGTTCATCCTGGGCGCTACAAAAACCGGCCTTGACATTATCGATTCAGATTTTAGCGTTCGTTATATAGATCCGGAGTGGGGTAAGATATACGGCGATCCGACCGGAAGAAAGTGTTACGAATATTTTATGGGCCTAAGCGAGATGTGTCCTGGTTGCGGGATCCCTAGGGCCCTGGAGACAAAGTCCATCACCGTCACCGAAGAAACGCTGGTCAAGGAAGGCAACAGGCCGGTACAGGTTACCACCATACCATTTCAGAGCGAGGAGGGGCAATGGCTGATTGCGGAAGTCAATGTGGACATCACCGAGCGGAAGCGGACGGAGGAGCAGGTCAGGGACTCGCTTAGAGAGAAGGAGGTGCTCCTGAAGGAAATCCACCACAGGGTTAAAAACAACCTGCAGGTAATTTCCAGCCTGCTCAAACTTCAGTCCCAATATGTGCAGGACAAAGGGGATGTGGAGATTTTTAAAGAGAGCCAGAACCGGATAAAGTCGATGGCCCTTGTCCATGAAAAGCTTTATCAATCCAAGGACCTGGCGAGCATTAATTTTCATGAATACGTCGGTCTCCTGTTAAATGGTCTGTTCCGGTCCTATGGAGTTAATACGGACAAAATAGCATTAAAAACGAATATTGAGGACATCATGCTTGGAGTTGATGTTGCTATCCCGTGTGGATTGATTATAAATGAACTGGTTTCCAATTCCCTGAAATATGCCTTTCCGGAAGAAAAAGCGGGTGAGATAGAGATTACGCTCCGCACATCAGATGAAGGTGCGATGGAGCTGACGGTTGCCGATAATGGTGTCGGCCTGCCGGGGGATTGGGACCTGACAAACAGCGGGTCACTGGGTCTGAAACTGGTTAAGATTCTGACCGATCAGATCGACGGCCGGATAGACCTGGATAGAAGTGAAGGGACTAAGTTCAGGATAGACTTTAAAAAAACAACGTATGCAAAAAGGATTTAA